In Carya illinoinensis cultivar Pawnee chromosome 10, C.illinoinensisPawnee_v1, whole genome shotgun sequence, one DNA window encodes the following:
- the LOC122279750 gene encoding transcription factor MYB41-like: protein MGHRCCSKQKVKRGLWSPEEDEKLVKHITTHGHGSWSSVPKLAGLDRCGKSCRLRWINYLRPDLKRGSFSAQEERIIIDVHRILGNRWAQIAKHLPGRTDNEVKNFWNSCVKKKLIAQGLDPNTHNLLPSHKTINNHYNGCNLSHPKPTSVFSLNSQMEDACMDMNTPFSTLLSLLPSDPSTHFPHDSPNIPIYEHQSPHFVWTIQEQNPNAFMDSSMGTNTVPISISPPTNPSGFGILEDNCLWSNPSSLQRIEVGRHDEMLQPEQQAVKNPQHEKASEVQMENADLLNMDASFRTSNFGFEFVESPGMSCGMHYNTSPVDEFAWDC from the exons ATGGGCCATCGCTGCTGCAGCAAACAGAAAGTCAAGAGAGGTTTATGGTCTcctgaagaagatgagaagctCGTCAAACACATAACAACCCATGGACATGGTTCATGGAGTTCAGTTCCAAAACTTGCTG GCTTGGATAGGTGTGGAAAGAGTTGCAGGTTAAGATGGATAAACTATCTGAGACCAGATCTAAAGAGAGGTTCATTTTCTGCACAAGAGGAGAGGATCATCATTGATGTCCATAGGATTCTTGGCAACAGATGGGCTCAGATAGCCAAGCATTTGCCTGGCAGAACAGACAATGAAGTTAAGAACTTTTGGAACTCTTGCGTTAAGAAAAAGCTCATTGCACAAGGGTTAGATCCCAACACTCACAACCTCCTTCCTTCTCATAAAACCATTAACAATCACTACAATGGATGTAATTTGTCTCATCCCAAACCCACTTCAGTTTTCTCTCTAAATTCACAAATGGAAGATGCTTGCATGGACATGAACACCCCATTTTCGACCTTACTTTCTCTTCTTCCAAGTGATCCAAGCACTCATTTCCCGCATGACAGTCCAAACATTCCAATCTATGAACACCAAAGCCCTCATTTTGTATGGACAATCCAAGAACAAAATCCAAACGCTTTCATGGACTCCTCAATGGGAACAAATACAGTTCCAATCTCGATCTCTCCTCCCACAAATCCATCTGGGTTTGGAATTCTTGAAGACAACTGCCTCTGGAGTAATCCTAGTAGCCTTCAACGTATTGAGGTCGGCAGACACGATGAAATGTTGCAGCCAGAGCAGCAAGCTGTGAAGAATCCACAGCACGAGAAAGCCAGCGAAGTGCAAATGGAAAATGCCGATCTATTGAACATGGACGCTTCATTTAGGACCTCTAACTTTGGTTTTGAATTTGTGGAGTCCCCAGGAATGTCGTGTGGTATGCATTACAACACAAGTCCAGTGGATGAATTTGCATGGGATTGTTAG
- the LOC122279282 gene encoding DDB1- and CUL4-associated factor 4 isoform X1: protein MPQQLPGFYYDAQKNRYFPIKGPIPGSSRASSSSTAQELAPKATRVVLCIRDLRPRGGSKKPCIGEATNLCRRTGVRASNLLQVRELYGNIIPSIKGKCNFKEEFQKIQISQPVVWKFSETDKIADGALEQMHVDVQTPEGQIETDVLLTGGLNGSLSFVEVGKVKPDFDFGVKCMPDRVWPSNKNDRADCGTIPGPICRPARASLSVSSNVSCIKLFEKQPSAIEDGSSIRDALISTLGSETSPGSLCIVKLVEPLDLNSIVPGISQRIHEVASFNCTIWTADCSFNGSRAAIGTNLGAALVDLETGVASWVFRGKSDVFAQQFVESGNALLCGLRNGVIVTVDVREKQEGNSVRLISHRIQCSPSSKTVGSSTQKFFKVLGNIDSSCTIKMPSSISCLVSLQYDDHYFLASSMDGSVKLYDHRLIRRGAVQSYEGHVNSHTRLQLAVDASEKFFMSGGEDCNLRLWSIKSGELLFENKFSNTVPSAVCWRRAERLVGVQDERQSYKEYPYQQGHGLEAWLGSREGLFYMNWS, encoded by the exons ATGCCACAGC AGCTTCCTGGGTTTTATTACGATGCACAGAAGAATCGCTACTTCCCTATTAAAGGTCCAATACCCGGATCTTCTCGTGCTTCTTCATCGTCTACTGCTCAAGAATTAGCCCCAAAGGCCACACGG GTGGTATTGTGTATCAGGGATTTACGTCCTAGGGGTGGGTCCAAAAAGCCTTGTATTGGTGAG GCGACGAACTTATGCAGGAGAACTGGTGTAAGAGCTTCTAATTTGCTTCAGGTTAGGGAATTATATGGTAACATCATTCCATCCATCAAAGGAAAGTGCAACTTCAAGGAGGAATtccaaaagatacaaatatcaCAGCCTGTG GTTTGGAAGTTTAGTGAAACAGATAAGATTGCTGATGGCGCTTTGGAGCAGATGCATGTTGATGTTCAGACACCCGAGGGTCAAATTGAAACTGATGTTTTATTAACAGGCGGTTTGAATGGCTCCTTGAG TTTTGTTGAAGTTGGAAAAGTTAAGCCAGATTTTGATTTCGGGGTGAAATGCATGCCAGATCGTGTGTGGCCTTCTAATAAAAATGACCGAGCAGATTGTGGTACAATTCCTGGGCCTATTTGTAGACCTGCCAGAGCTTCCTTATCAGTGTCATCAAATGTATCTTGCATAAAATTGTTTGAAAAGCAGCCCTCTGCAATAGAAGATGGTTCAAGCATCCGGGATGCACT AATAAGTACTTTGGGATCAGAGACATCACCTGGATCTCTCTGTATTGTTAAACTTGTTGAACCGTTAGATCTCAATTCAATTGTCCCTGGCATAAGTCAAAGGATACATGAGGTAGCTTCTTTCAATTGTACCATTTGGACAGCAGATTGCAGTTTTAATGGGAGTCGAGCAGCAATTG GTACTAATCTTGGAGCTGCTTTGGTGGATTTGGAAACAGGAGTTGCATCATGGGTGTTTCGTGGCAAAAGTGATGTTTTTGCACAACAGTTTGTTGAGTCG GGAAATGCTCTTTTATGTGGACTCAGGAATGGGGTGATTGTGACAGTGGATGTTCGTGAAAAACAGGAAGGGAATTCAGTTAGACTTATTAGTCATAGAATACAATGCTCACCTTCGAGTAAAACTGTTGGAAGTTCTACTCAAAAATTTTTCAAG GTCTTAGGAAACATTGATTCTTCATGCACCATAAAAATGCCTTCATCTATTTCTTG TTTGGTATCGCTTCAGTATGATGACCATTACTTCTTGGCAAGCTCCATGGATGGATCG GTAAAACTATATGATCACCGTCTAATCCGGAGAGGAGCTGTGCAATCTTATGAAGGGCATGTTAATTCCCATACTCGTTTACAGCTTGCAGTTGATGCATCTGAGAAATTTTTTATGTCAG GTGGAGAGGACTGCAATTTACGGCTTTGGAGTATCAAGTCTGGTGAATTGCTCTTTGAGAATAAGTTCTCTAATACCGTCCCTTCAGCTGTGTGCTGGCGTAGAGCTGAAA GATTGGTAGGAGTTCAAGACGAGAGGCAAAGCTATAAAGAGTATCCATATCAGCAGGGCCATGGTTTGGAGGCATGGCTTGGATCTCGTGAAGGACTGTTTTACATGAATTGGTCATGA
- the LOC122279282 gene encoding DDB1- and CUL4-associated factor 4 isoform X2: MPQQLPGFYYDAQKNRYFPIKGPIPGSSRASSSSTAQELAPKATRATNLCRRTGVRASNLLQVRELYGNIIPSIKGKCNFKEEFQKIQISQPVVWKFSETDKIADGALEQMHVDVQTPEGQIETDVLLTGGLNGSLSFVEVGKVKPDFDFGVKCMPDRVWPSNKNDRADCGTIPGPICRPARASLSVSSNVSCIKLFEKQPSAIEDGSSIRDALISTLGSETSPGSLCIVKLVEPLDLNSIVPGISQRIHEVASFNCTIWTADCSFNGSRAAIGTNLGAALVDLETGVASWVFRGKSDVFAQQFVESGNALLCGLRNGVIVTVDVREKQEGNSVRLISHRIQCSPSSKTVGSSTQKFFKVLGNIDSSCTIKMPSSISCLVSLQYDDHYFLASSMDGSVKLYDHRLIRRGAVQSYEGHVNSHTRLQLAVDASEKFFMSGGEDCNLRLWSIKSGELLFENKFSNTVPSAVCWRRAERLVGVQDERQSYKEYPYQQGHGLEAWLGSREGLFYMNWS; this comes from the exons ATGCCACAGC AGCTTCCTGGGTTTTATTACGATGCACAGAAGAATCGCTACTTCCCTATTAAAGGTCCAATACCCGGATCTTCTCGTGCTTCTTCATCGTCTACTGCTCAAGAATTAGCCCCAAAGGCCACACGG GCGACGAACTTATGCAGGAGAACTGGTGTAAGAGCTTCTAATTTGCTTCAGGTTAGGGAATTATATGGTAACATCATTCCATCCATCAAAGGAAAGTGCAACTTCAAGGAGGAATtccaaaagatacaaatatcaCAGCCTGTG GTTTGGAAGTTTAGTGAAACAGATAAGATTGCTGATGGCGCTTTGGAGCAGATGCATGTTGATGTTCAGACACCCGAGGGTCAAATTGAAACTGATGTTTTATTAACAGGCGGTTTGAATGGCTCCTTGAG TTTTGTTGAAGTTGGAAAAGTTAAGCCAGATTTTGATTTCGGGGTGAAATGCATGCCAGATCGTGTGTGGCCTTCTAATAAAAATGACCGAGCAGATTGTGGTACAATTCCTGGGCCTATTTGTAGACCTGCCAGAGCTTCCTTATCAGTGTCATCAAATGTATCTTGCATAAAATTGTTTGAAAAGCAGCCCTCTGCAATAGAAGATGGTTCAAGCATCCGGGATGCACT AATAAGTACTTTGGGATCAGAGACATCACCTGGATCTCTCTGTATTGTTAAACTTGTTGAACCGTTAGATCTCAATTCAATTGTCCCTGGCATAAGTCAAAGGATACATGAGGTAGCTTCTTTCAATTGTACCATTTGGACAGCAGATTGCAGTTTTAATGGGAGTCGAGCAGCAATTG GTACTAATCTTGGAGCTGCTTTGGTGGATTTGGAAACAGGAGTTGCATCATGGGTGTTTCGTGGCAAAAGTGATGTTTTTGCACAACAGTTTGTTGAGTCG GGAAATGCTCTTTTATGTGGACTCAGGAATGGGGTGATTGTGACAGTGGATGTTCGTGAAAAACAGGAAGGGAATTCAGTTAGACTTATTAGTCATAGAATACAATGCTCACCTTCGAGTAAAACTGTTGGAAGTTCTACTCAAAAATTTTTCAAG GTCTTAGGAAACATTGATTCTTCATGCACCATAAAAATGCCTTCATCTATTTCTTG TTTGGTATCGCTTCAGTATGATGACCATTACTTCTTGGCAAGCTCCATGGATGGATCG GTAAAACTATATGATCACCGTCTAATCCGGAGAGGAGCTGTGCAATCTTATGAAGGGCATGTTAATTCCCATACTCGTTTACAGCTTGCAGTTGATGCATCTGAGAAATTTTTTATGTCAG GTGGAGAGGACTGCAATTTACGGCTTTGGAGTATCAAGTCTGGTGAATTGCTCTTTGAGAATAAGTTCTCTAATACCGTCCCTTCAGCTGTGTGCTGGCGTAGAGCTGAAA GATTGGTAGGAGTTCAAGACGAGAGGCAAAGCTATAAAGAGTATCCATATCAGCAGGGCCATGGTTTGGAGGCATGGCTTGGATCTCGTGAAGGACTGTTTTACATGAATTGGTCATGA